From Danaus plexippus chromosome 11, MEX_DaPlex, whole genome shotgun sequence, the proteins below share one genomic window:
- the LOC116765876 gene encoding esterase FE4-like, with amino-acid sequence MGWKKRMFLITFIAMNVVDEPAPEVTIKQGTLIGKTSSDGTFFEYLGIPYATTNSSTRFRAPGPPPSWEGIYKATEESVSCPQNTDLGVIGNEDCLKINIYVPAVGKKSLPVLFYVHGGAFILGSGGKLMYGPDFIVKKEVILVTFNYRLGILGFLCLRIKEVPGNAGIKDQIAALRWVKENIAAFGGDPDNITIFGESAGATSVSLILKSKSVTGLFKRAIIQSGSSLAPWAINRKPLEIARLLAKSAGYDTEDPMELYRLFSNMTYQELTALHVKKQLQRFFEPLLIHLPCVESEIPGVEPVITDLPFNIIKDKPNNVDVIYGSTSKEGLFFITDETFKDLDGRRESSLFANDLQFSSREEEFVKSKEVEKLYFENNKLNVKESVKISGIFGHLYFEIPIILESENLANTSNSKVYNYYFNYSGKRNYLKWATGYQNETGASHGDDLFYLFRGSLLPPVYNKEDQKMVNYITTLWTNFAKYGNPTPDPKELGVKWEPSIKNSMKFLYIENELKMGTIPNDKAYRFWRDIYDKYKILDIY; translated from the exons atgggatGGAAGaaaagaatgtttttaataacattcataGCTATGAATGTAGTTGACGAACCAGCTCCAGAAGTGACGATCAAACAAGGAACTTTGATCGGTAAAACCAGTAGCGATGGAACGTTTTTTGAATACCTCGGCATACCGTATGCGACAACTAATAGTAGCACACGGTTTAGg gCTCCAGGACCACCCCCTTCATGGGAAGGTATATACAAAGCTACCGAAGAATCTGTATCATGTCCACAAAATACAGATCTTGGAGTAATTGGAAATGAAGATtgcttaaaaattaacatatatgtacCAGCTGTAGGGAAAAAATCACTcccagttttattttatgttcacgGAGGTGCATTTATACTCGGGAGTGGTGGTAAACTAATGTATGGTCCAGattttatcgtaaaaaaaGAAGTAATTCTAGTTACTTTTAACTATCGTCTTGGTATACTGGGCTTCTTGTGTTTGAGAATTAAGGAGGTGCCAGGAAATGCTGGAATAAAGGATCAGATAGCAGCTTTAAGATGGGTTAAAGAAAACATTGCAGCATTTGGAGGAGATCcagataatataacaatttttggtGAAAGTGCTGGAGCTACATCAGTTtcccttattttaaaaagtaaaagtgtCACTGGACTTTTTAAAAGAGCAATAATACAAAGCGGCTCTTCATTAGCCCCCTGGGCGATTAACAGAAAACCACTTGAAATAGCTCGTTTGTTAGCAAAATCTGCTGGCTACGATACAGAAGATCCAATGGAATTGTATAggttattttctaatatgacTTACCAAGAATTAACTGCCTTACATGTAAAGAAACAATTGCAAAGGTTTTTCGAACCTCTACTTATTCACTTACCATGTGTTGAATCTGAAATTCCAGGAGTGGAACCTGTTATTACAGATTTGccattcaatattataaaagacaagCCTAACAATGTAGATGTTATTTATGGGTCAACAAGTAAAGaaggtttatttttcataactgATGAAACATTCAAAGATCTTGATGGCAGAAGAGAGAGTAGTTTATTTGCTAATGATCTACAATTTTCGTCTAGAGAGGAGGAATTTGTGAAATCTAAAGAAGtagaaaaactatattttgaaaataataaattaaacgtaaAAGAATCAGTGAAAATATCTGGCATTTTTGGGCATTTGTATTTTGAGATACCTATAATTTTGGAAAGTGAAAATTTAGCTAACACAAGTAACtcaaaagtatataactactactttaattattctggaaaaagaaattatttgaagTGGGCCACTGGATATCAAAATGAAACAGGAGCGTCTCACGGCGATGATCTTTTTTACTTGTTTCGTGGATCTCTTTTGCCTCCAGTTTATAACAAAGAAGATCAAAAAatggttaattatataaccaCACTGTGGACTAACTTTGCAAAATATGG AAATCCTACGCCTGATCCTAAAGAATTGGGAGTTAAATGGGAGCcgagtattaaaaatagtatgaaatTCTTGTACATAGAGAATGAACTTAAAATGGGAACAATTCCTAATGATAAAGCGTATCGATTTTGGCGAGATATATacgataaatacaaaattcttgatatatattga
- the LOC116765877 gene encoding bile salt-activated lipase-like isoform X2: protein MKWKNKLFLLTLIAIKLVDEPAPEVTIAQGTLIGKISSDGTFFEYLGIPYATTNSSTRFRAPGPPPSWTGLFKAVEESSSCPQNSFFGFIFTAEPSYLEVVEAPGNAGIKDQLAALRWVKKNIGAFGGDSNNITIMGESAGATSASLLLISDAAAGLFNRAIMQSGTSVSNWSINRNPVWVASLLAKSAGYETKNPKELYDIFSKMTYQELTALRAKKPLQLFFDTQLLHLPCVESTIAEEEPVITDLPFNLYKNISKDIDVIYGSTSKEGFLLIAGDTNETLAERHGRYLFASDLRFSSDEEGFVISKKVENFYFGDDIINMSQILKVAEFYTQLYFEIPAIFETECLIDKTQSKVYNYIFNYSGQRNFMKLRSGYYNEPGASHADDLFYLFRGSLIPPIFTKQDKKIIDYMTTLWTNFAKYGDPTPDWTNSVLKWEPSKKHNMKFLYIDDVPKIGSMPNNDAFHLWKNIYDKYRKTDI from the exons ATGAAGTGGaaaaataagttgtttttattaactttaatagcAATTAAATTGGTTGACGAACCTGCACCAGAAGTGACGATCGCCCAAGGAACTTTGATCGGTAAAATCAGTAGCGATGGAACGTTTTTTGAATACCTCGGTATACCGTATGCGACAACTAATAGTAGCACACGGTTTAGG GCTCCGGGTCCGCCACCTTCATGGACAGGACTGTTCAAAGCTGTAGAAGAATCTTCTTCATGTCCACAGAATTCTTTTTTTGGA tttatattcacGGCGGAGCCTTCATATTTGGAAGTGGTG GAGGCGCCTGGAAATGCTGGAATAAAGGATCAACTAGCAGCTCTGAGatgggttaaaaaaaatattggtgcATTTGGAGGAGATtccaataatattacaatcatGGGTGAAAGTGCTGGAGCTACTTCGGCATCTCTATTATTGATTAGTGACGCTGCTGCCGGACTTTTCAATAGGGCTATCATGCAAAGTGGTACGTCTGTATCTAATTGGTCGATAAATAGAAACCCTGTTTGGGTTGCTAGCTTACTAGCAAAATCAGCGggttatgaaacaaaaaatccaaaagaattatatgatatattttctaaaatgacTTATCAGGAATTGACAGCTTTACGAGCAAAAAAACCATTGCAATTATTCTTTGACACGCAACTTCTTCATTTACCCTGTGTGGAATCAACTATTGCAGAAGAAGAGCCAGTGATTACCGACTtaccatttaatttatataaaaatatatctaaagatATAGATGTTATTTATGGATCGACAAGTAAAGAGGGTTTTCTTTTAATAGCCGGGGATACGAATGAAACTCTCGCAGAAAGACATGGTCGCTATTTGTTTGCATCAGACTTAAGGTTTTCATCGGATGAAGAAGGATTTGTGATATCCAAAAAAGTAGAAAACTTCTACTTCGGTGAtgacataattaatatgagTCAAATATTGAAAGTAGCAGAATTCTATACACAGTTATATTTTGAGATACCAGCAATATTTGAGACTGAATGCTTAATTGATAAGACTCAATCCAAAgtttacaattacatttttaattactccGGTCAAAGAAATTTCATGAAATTGCGAAGTGGTTATTATAATGAGCCGGGAGCGAGCCACGCAGAcgatctattttatttatttagaggTTCTCTTATTCCTcctatatttacaaaacaagataaaaaaattattgactaCATGACAACATTGTGGAcaaattttgcaaaatatgG agatCCTACGCCTGATTGGACTAATTCCGTACTGAAATGGGAACCTAGTAAAAAACACAACATGAAGTTCTTATATATTGATGATGTACCAAAAATAGGATCTATGCCAAACAATGACGCTTTTCATCTTTGGAAGaacatttatgataaatacagGAAGACCGATAtctaa
- the LOC116765877 gene encoding juvenile hormone esterase-like isoform X3 yields MDRTVQSCRRIFFMSTEFFFWIYIHGGAFIFGSGGKSLYGPDFLVQKGVIVVTFNYRLGLLGFLCLRIKEAPGNAGIKDQLAALRWVKKNIGAFGGDSNNITIMGESAGATSASLLLISDAAAGLFNRAIMQSGTSVSNWSINRNPVWVASLLAKSAGYETKNPKELYDIFSKMTYQELTALRAKKPLQLFFDTQLLHLPCVESTIAEEEPVITDLPFNLYKNISKDIDVIYGSTSKEGFLLIAGDTNETLAERHGRYLFASDLRFSSDEEGFVISKKVENFYFGDDIINMSQILKVAEFYTQLYFEIPAIFETECLIDKTQSKVYNYIFNYSGQRNFMKLRSGYYNEPGASHADDLFYLFRGSLIPPIFTKQDKKIIDYMTTLWTNFAKYGDPTPDWTNSVLKWEPSKKHNMKFLYIDDVPKIGSMPNNDAFHLWKNIYDKYRKTDI; encoded by the exons ATGGACAGGACTGTTCAAAGCTGTAGAAGAATCTTCTTCATGTCCACAGAATTCTTTTTTTGGA tttatattcacGGCGGAGCCTTCATATTTGGAAGTGGTGGTAAAAGTCTTTATGGTCCTGATTTTTTAGTTCAAAAAGGGGTTATAGtggttacttttaattatcgCCTTGGTTTACTGGGTTTTCTATGTTTGCGAATAAAGGAGGCGCCTGGAAATGCTGGAATAAAGGATCAACTAGCAGCTCTGAGatgggttaaaaaaaatattggtgcATTTGGAGGAGATtccaataatattacaatcatGGGTGAAAGTGCTGGAGCTACTTCGGCATCTCTATTATTGATTAGTGACGCTGCTGCCGGACTTTTCAATAGGGCTATCATGCAAAGTGGTACGTCTGTATCTAATTGGTCGATAAATAGAAACCCTGTTTGGGTTGCTAGCTTACTAGCAAAATCAGCGggttatgaaacaaaaaatccaaaagaattatatgatatattttctaaaatgacTTATCAGGAATTGACAGCTTTACGAGCAAAAAAACCATTGCAATTATTCTTTGACACGCAACTTCTTCATTTACCCTGTGTGGAATCAACTATTGCAGAAGAAGAGCCAGTGATTACCGACTtaccatttaatttatataaaaatatatctaaagatATAGATGTTATTTATGGATCGACAAGTAAAGAGGGTTTTCTTTTAATAGCCGGGGATACGAATGAAACTCTCGCAGAAAGACATGGTCGCTATTTGTTTGCATCAGACTTAAGGTTTTCATCGGATGAAGAAGGATTTGTGATATCCAAAAAAGTAGAAAACTTCTACTTCGGTGAtgacataattaatatgagTCAAATATTGAAAGTAGCAGAATTCTATACACAGTTATATTTTGAGATACCAGCAATATTTGAGACTGAATGCTTAATTGATAAGACTCAATCCAAAgtttacaattacatttttaattactccGGTCAAAGAAATTTCATGAAATTGCGAAGTGGTTATTATAATGAGCCGGGAGCGAGCCACGCAGAcgatctattttatttatttagaggTTCTCTTATTCCTcctatatttacaaaacaagataaaaaaattattgactaCATGACAACATTGTGGAcaaattttgcaaaatatgG agatCCTACGCCTGATTGGACTAATTCCGTACTGAAATGGGAACCTAGTAAAAAACACAACATGAAGTTCTTATATATTGATGATGTACCAAAAATAGGATCTATGCCAAACAATGACGCTTTTCATCTTTGGAAGaacatttatgataaatacagGAAGACCGATAtctaa
- the LOC116765877 gene encoding bile salt-activated lipase-like isoform X1 → MKWKNKLFLLTLIAIKLVDEPAPEVTIAQGTLIGKISSDGTFFEYLGIPYATTNSSTRFRAPGPPPSWTGLFKAVEESSSCPQNSFFGVIGNEDCLKINVFVPALNKKSLPVLVYIHGGAFIFGSGGKSLYGPDFLVQKGVIVVTFNYRLGLLGFLCLRIKEAPGNAGIKDQLAALRWVKKNIGAFGGDSNNITIMGESAGATSASLLLISDAAAGLFNRAIMQSGTSVSNWSINRNPVWVASLLAKSAGYETKNPKELYDIFSKMTYQELTALRAKKPLQLFFDTQLLHLPCVESTIAEEEPVITDLPFNLYKNISKDIDVIYGSTSKEGFLLIAGDTNETLAERHGRYLFASDLRFSSDEEGFVISKKVENFYFGDDIINMSQILKVAEFYTQLYFEIPAIFETECLIDKTQSKVYNYIFNYSGQRNFMKLRSGYYNEPGASHADDLFYLFRGSLIPPIFTKQDKKIIDYMTTLWTNFAKYGDPTPDWTNSVLKWEPSKKHNMKFLYIDDVPKIGSMPNNDAFHLWKNIYDKYRKTDI, encoded by the exons ATGAAGTGGaaaaataagttgtttttattaactttaatagcAATTAAATTGGTTGACGAACCTGCACCAGAAGTGACGATCGCCCAAGGAACTTTGATCGGTAAAATCAGTAGCGATGGAACGTTTTTTGAATACCTCGGTATACCGTATGCGACAACTAATAGTAGCACACGGTTTAGG GCTCCGGGTCCGCCACCTTCATGGACAGGACTGTTCAAAGCTGTAGAAGAATCTTCTTCATGTCCACAGAATTCTTTTTTTGGAGTAATCGGAAATgaagattgtttaaaaatcaatgtttttgtacccgccttaaataaaaaatcgcttcctgttttagtttatattcacGGCGGAGCCTTCATATTTGGAAGTGGTGGTAAAAGTCTTTATGGTCCTGATTTTTTAGTTCAAAAAGGGGTTATAGtggttacttttaattatcgCCTTGGTTTACTGGGTTTTCTATGTTTGCGAATAAAGGAGGCGCCTGGAAATGCTGGAATAAAGGATCAACTAGCAGCTCTGAGatgggttaaaaaaaatattggtgcATTTGGAGGAGATtccaataatattacaatcatGGGTGAAAGTGCTGGAGCTACTTCGGCATCTCTATTATTGATTAGTGACGCTGCTGCCGGACTTTTCAATAGGGCTATCATGCAAAGTGGTACGTCTGTATCTAATTGGTCGATAAATAGAAACCCTGTTTGGGTTGCTAGCTTACTAGCAAAATCAGCGggttatgaaacaaaaaatccaaaagaattatatgatatattttctaaaatgacTTATCAGGAATTGACAGCTTTACGAGCAAAAAAACCATTGCAATTATTCTTTGACACGCAACTTCTTCATTTACCCTGTGTGGAATCAACTATTGCAGAAGAAGAGCCAGTGATTACCGACTtaccatttaatttatataaaaatatatctaaagatATAGATGTTATTTATGGATCGACAAGTAAAGAGGGTTTTCTTTTAATAGCCGGGGATACGAATGAAACTCTCGCAGAAAGACATGGTCGCTATTTGTTTGCATCAGACTTAAGGTTTTCATCGGATGAAGAAGGATTTGTGATATCCAAAAAAGTAGAAAACTTCTACTTCGGTGAtgacataattaatatgagTCAAATATTGAAAGTAGCAGAATTCTATACACAGTTATATTTTGAGATACCAGCAATATTTGAGACTGAATGCTTAATTGATAAGACTCAATCCAAAgtttacaattacatttttaattactccGGTCAAAGAAATTTCATGAAATTGCGAAGTGGTTATTATAATGAGCCGGGAGCGAGCCACGCAGAcgatctattttatttatttagaggTTCTCTTATTCCTcctatatttacaaaacaagataaaaaaattattgactaCATGACAACATTGTGGAcaaattttgcaaaatatgG agatCCTACGCCTGATTGGACTAATTCCGTACTGAAATGGGAACCTAGTAAAAAACACAACATGAAGTTCTTATATATTGATGATGTACCAAAAATAGGATCTATGCCAAACAATGACGCTTTTCATCTTTGGAAGaacatttatgataaatacagGAAGACCGATAtctaa
- the LOC116765877 gene encoding juvenile hormone esterase-like isoform X4: MKWKNKLFLLTLIAIKLVDEPAPEVTIAQGTLIGKISSDGTFFEYLGIPYATTNSSTRFRAPGPPPSWTGLFKAVEESSSCPQNSFFGVIGNEDCLKINVFVPALNKKSLPVLVYIHGGAFIFGSGGKSLYGPDFLVQKGVIVVTFNYRLGLLGFLCLRIKEAPGNAGIKDQLAALRWVKKNIGAFGGDSNNITIMGESAGATSASLLLISDAAAGLFNRAIMQSAGDTNETLAERHGRYLFASDLRFSSDEEGFVISKKVENFYFGDDIINMSQILKVAEFYTQLYFEIPAIFETECLIDKTQSKVYNYIFNYSGQRNFMKLRSGYYNEPGASHADDLFYLFRGSLIPPIFTKQDKKIIDYMTTLWTNFAKYGDPTPDWTNSVLKWEPSKKHNMKFLYIDDVPKIGSMPNNDAFHLWKNIYDKYRKTDI, from the exons ATGAAGTGGaaaaataagttgtttttattaactttaatagcAATTAAATTGGTTGACGAACCTGCACCAGAAGTGACGATCGCCCAAGGAACTTTGATCGGTAAAATCAGTAGCGATGGAACGTTTTTTGAATACCTCGGTATACCGTATGCGACAACTAATAGTAGCACACGGTTTAGG GCTCCGGGTCCGCCACCTTCATGGACAGGACTGTTCAAAGCTGTAGAAGAATCTTCTTCATGTCCACAGAATTCTTTTTTTGGAGTAATCGGAAATgaagattgtttaaaaatcaatgtttttgtacccgccttaaataaaaaatcgcttcctgttttagtttatattcacGGCGGAGCCTTCATATTTGGAAGTGGTGGTAAAAGTCTTTATGGTCCTGATTTTTTAGTTCAAAAAGGGGTTATAGtggttacttttaattatcgCCTTGGTTTACTGGGTTTTCTATGTTTGCGAATAAAGGAGGCGCCTGGAAATGCTGGAATAAAGGATCAACTAGCAGCTCTGAGatgggttaaaaaaaatattggtgcATTTGGAGGAGATtccaataatattacaatcatGGGTGAAAGTGCTGGAGCTACTTCGGCATCTCTATTATTGATTAGTGACGCTGCTGCCGGACTTTTCAATAGGGCTATCATGCAAAGTG CCGGGGATACGAATGAAACTCTCGCAGAAAGACATGGTCGCTATTTGTTTGCATCAGACTTAAGGTTTTCATCGGATGAAGAAGGATTTGTGATATCCAAAAAAGTAGAAAACTTCTACTTCGGTGAtgacataattaatatgagTCAAATATTGAAAGTAGCAGAATTCTATACACAGTTATATTTTGAGATACCAGCAATATTTGAGACTGAATGCTTAATTGATAAGACTCAATCCAAAgtttacaattacatttttaattactccGGTCAAAGAAATTTCATGAAATTGCGAAGTGGTTATTATAATGAGCCGGGAGCGAGCCACGCAGAcgatctattttatttatttagaggTTCTCTTATTCCTcctatatttacaaaacaagataaaaaaattattgactaCATGACAACATTGTGGAcaaattttgcaaaatatgG agatCCTACGCCTGATTGGACTAATTCCGTACTGAAATGGGAACCTAGTAAAAAACACAACATGAAGTTCTTATATATTGATGATGTACCAAAAATAGGATCTATGCCAAACAATGACGCTTTTCATCTTTGGAAGaacatttatgataaatacagGAAGACCGATAtctaa